GGTCCGGGTAGGGATCGGCCTCGTCGGTCACCGCGAGGATGTTGGAGCACTCCGGCGCGTCGCACACGCCGTCGCCGTCGGAGTCGTACGCGGACTGAGCCATCTCCGCCTGCGCCGCCGTGAGGTCGCCCGCCGAGTTCGGCGTCGCGTACGGGTCGAAGTCGGCGAGCAGGTTGTCCTCGAGCGAGTTCACCATGATGTGACCCGCGATCTCGCCGACGGACTCACCGCCACGGAACGTGCGCATGCCCGCCTTGTCGAGGCCCAGGTTGATCGCCTTGCGGACGTGCACGTCGTCGAACGGTGGGATCGCCATGTTGAACGAGATGTACCGAACGGCGTCCGACGGGTTGATGTGCAGCAACGGCTGCAGCGTCGGGTCCGTCGAGTACTGGCGCAGCACCTGTGGAGGCACGATGCCGTCCACGACCCCGTCCAGCTCGCCGGCCTGGACCTTGTTGTACAGGTCGTTGTTGTCGCCGCCGATCGAGATGTTGAACCCGTCCGGGTAGGCGGGACGCAGGCCGTCCGTCGCCGGGTCGTAGTTCGGGTTGCGCACCCACTGGATCGACTTGCCGGGCTCGTAACCGGCGACCGGCGACTGCTCGTCCGCCGGGAGCGAGAAGTCGAGGTTCTCCGCACCCAGG
This Actinomycetota bacterium DNA region includes the following protein-coding sequences:
- a CDS encoding ABC transporter substrate-binding protein, whose translation is LGAENLDFSLPADEQSPVAGYEPGKSIQWVRNPNYDPATDGLRPAYPDGFNISIGGDNNDLYNKVQAGELDGVVDGIVPPQVLRQYSTDPTLQPLLHINPSDAVRYISFNMAIPPFDDVHVRKAINLGLDKAGMRTFRGGESVGEIAGHIMVNSLEDNLLADFDPYATPNSAGDLTAAQAEMAQSAYDSDGDGVCDAPECSNILAVTDEADPYPDQSALIQQNMEPLGLTFDVKSFERTTMYSKCNEPEAHVAICLAPAWGKDFPDGYTFADPLFGSAAIFPSCCNYGLVGASADLLSEAGYDLTEVPSVDDQIKTANQQTGDARFQAWADLDTTLMEQVVPWVPYLFDNNVDITSTRIINYSFDQFAGLAAYDQYAIAPDAQ